The proteins below are encoded in one region of Daphnia magna isolate NIES unplaced genomic scaffold, ASM2063170v1.1 Dm_contigs202, whole genome shotgun sequence:
- the LOC123467607 gene encoding arrestin domain-containing protein 17-like: MGIESLIIVLDNPVGIYFPGEEVSGVVHISNVSSKILKGIYLECQGYAKFCFNELSSQTYYSAEETYLDLKIPLITNEGRETFELVSGVHQFPFVFVLPKKFPLHFKLRCWKNLAMAMSNTQSK, translated from the exons ATGGGGATAGAAAGTCTCATTATAGTATTAGACAATCCTGTTGGAATTTATTTTCCTGGAGAGGAAGTGTCTGGAGTAGTTCACATCTCAAATGTCAGCAGTAAAATACTGAAAG GAATTTACCTGGAATGTCAAGGCTatgcaaaattttgtttcaatgaATTGAGTAGTCAGACTTACTATTCAGCTGAAGAAACTTATCTAGACCTGAAAATTCCTCTAATTACCAATGAAG GCAGAGAAACATTTGAACTTGTCAGTGGAGTTCACCAATTTCCATTTGTGTTTGTACTTCCAAAAAAATTCCCTCTTCATTTCAAACTGAGATGTTGGAAAAATTTGGCTATGGCCATGTCAAATACTCAATCAAAGTAG